From the genome of Longispora fulva:
GAAAGCTCCGAAGATCGCGTGTACCCCGATGCGGTCCGTGGCCAGCGCGGACAGCAGTACGACGAACAGCAGTGCGACCCTGGAGGTGGCGTATCTGGCGAGCAACGGCCGGACCACCCACCACATCAGGGCCCCGAACGCGATCGTGAGCGCCACGGTGCGCAGGACGGTGACGGGTGAGCCGCCCCGCACGACCGTGACGACGAGGGCGAGGACGCACCAGGCGGTGACGTCTCCGACGCCGGCCGTGGCCATGCCGAGCGCGCCGACCGGGGTGTCCGCCAAGCCTCGGTCGGTGAGGATGCGGGCCAGTACCGGGAATGCCGTGACGCTCAGCGCGACTCCGCAGAACAGGGCGAAGACCAGTGCGGGTACGCCGGGCGGGCGGTATCCCTCGGGCAGGATCCGCGCGACGAGCACGCCGACCAGGAACGGCGTGGCGATGGTGGCGTGCCCGACCACGATCGCGGTGCCCCCGCTGCCCCGCAGCTCCGCCAGGGGCAGATCGCGGCCGACGACGAACATGAACAGGATCAGCCCGAGTTGGGCGAGGACGTCGAGGAACGGCAGGATGCCGGCCGGGAACAGCGCGGCCTCGACGCCGGGTGCGAGCAGTCCGAGGACGGACGGGCCGAGGAGGAAGCCGGCTGCGATCTCGCCCACCACGGGCGGTTGGCCGAGTCGGCGCAGGAAGGCCCCTGCGGCGTGCGCGACGGCGACGACGACCAGGGCCGCGAGCAGGAGCCGGTAGAACACCTGGTCGGCCGGCAGTGCCGCGGGTGTCGCGGCGGCTGGCGGCCTGGAGGTGAGTGTGGCGGTACCCGCCGGCCACGCCAGGTACAGGGCGACCGCGACGGGGGCGACCACGAACGCCGCGTAGACGAGCGGGAGCCGGCGGGACATCACTCGACGCCCACGGAGGTGTCGTCGAAGGTGACCATGCGGGCACGCAGCAGCAGCTTGAGGAACTGGGCCTGGGGTTCGGCGATCTGCTCCCGCAGGTCGGAGTACCGGACCGGGCCGGCCGCGAGCAGTTCCCACAGCGCGTACCCGCCGTCGAGGTCGGCGAAGCTGCGGATCTCGATGTCGCCGAGCGTGAACCGGTGGCAGCCGATCGCCTCGGCCAGCGGCGAGACGATGGCGTCGCCGTTTTCGATCGGGTCGCGCCAGTAGCTGGCGATCGCGGCGCGCTCCTCGGTGGGCAGTTCCCACGGGGGCACGAAGCCCTTGAATCCCGGGATGCCCAGGGCCATGCCCTCGCGGACGTTCACCGCGGGCGCGGTCCGCAGAACGTCGTCGGGCTTCGGCTCTCCGGGGTCGGCCTGCGCGTAGGCGCGCATGTAGGGCCCGTCGATGTCGAGGTCCTCCTGGGTGCCGTTGACGT
Proteins encoded in this window:
- a CDS encoding cation:proton antiporter, which translates into the protein MSRRLPLVYAAFVVAPVAVALYLAWPAGTATLTSRPPAAATPAALPADQVFYRLLLAALVVVAVAHAAGAFLRRLGQPPVVGEIAAGFLLGPSVLGLLAPGVEAALFPAGILPFLDVLAQLGLILFMFVVGRDLPLAELRGSGGTAIVVGHATIATPFLVGVLVARILPEGYRPPGVPALVFALFCGVALSVTAFPVLARILTDRGLADTPVGALGMATAGVGDVTAWCVLALVVTVVRGGSPVTVLRTVALTIAFGALMWWVVRPLLARYATSRVALLFVVLLSALATDRIGVHAIFGAFLAGVVMPRGSAVVAGFAQRVEGLTVWLMLPLFFATVGLRLHLEELGGQGWLVLLFVLAAAVGGKVVGTLAPARAAGLDLRTSVGLATMMNCRGLTEIVVLNVGLSLGVISPRLFAVLVAMALVTTAMTGPLLSRLPRSPATRPELVGTAP